From the uncultured Trichococcus sp. genome, one window contains:
- the pyrH gene encoding UMP kinase, which translates to MSEPKYKRVVLKLSGEALAGNTGFGINPPTIEEIVKEIKEVHDLGVEIAIVVGGGNIWRGTTGAEMGMERAQADYMGMLATIMNSLALQDALENEGVPTRVQTSIEMRQIAEPYIRRRAVRHLEKGRVVIFAAGTGNPYFSTDTTAALRAAEINADVILMAKNNVDGVYSSDPMKDLNAIKFSELTHLDVISKGLQVMDTTASSLSMDNDIPLVVFNLNKQGNIRRVIMGEDIGTTVRGK; encoded by the coding sequence ATGAGTGAACCAAAATACAAACGCGTTGTTTTAAAACTTAGTGGTGAAGCTTTAGCGGGCAACACTGGTTTCGGAATCAATCCACCGACCATCGAAGAAATCGTAAAAGAAATCAAAGAAGTACATGACTTGGGCGTAGAGATAGCTATCGTTGTTGGCGGCGGCAATATTTGGCGCGGCACGACAGGCGCTGAAATGGGCATGGAGCGAGCGCAAGCCGACTATATGGGCATGCTTGCGACCATCATGAATTCTTTAGCATTGCAGGACGCACTGGAGAACGAAGGCGTTCCGACCCGTGTCCAGACGTCCATCGAAATGAGACAAATTGCCGAACCATACATCCGCAGACGAGCTGTCCGTCACCTTGAAAAGGGTCGCGTTGTGATCTTTGCTGCCGGTACCGGCAATCCCTACTTCTCTACCGACACGACAGCAGCCCTTCGTGCCGCTGAAATCAATGCTGACGTCATTTTGATGGCTAAGAACAATGTTGATGGGGTCTACTCATCCGATCCGATGAAGGATTTGAACGCTATAAAATTCTCTGAATTGACTCATTTGGATGTCATTTCCAAAGGACTGCAAGTAATGGATACTACAGCAAGCTCATTAAGCATGGACAACGACATCCCGCTGGTTGTATTTAACTTAAACAAACAAGGGAATATTCGCCGTGTTATAATGGGAGAAGATATCGGAACGACTGTTAGGGGGAAATAA
- a CDS encoding isoprenyl transferase: MALFKSENPKTELPFDENGIVPAHVAIIMDGNGRWAKKKLMPRVYGHKEGMNTVKRIAIEASRLNIKVLTLYAFSTENWKRPTDEVNFLMGLPIDFFDVFMPELMQNNIKVTAIGWIDQLPEKTLKVVQNAIEKTKDNTGLVLNFALNYGSRAEILQATTMIARDVASGKLSADGITDEVFAGYLFTSGLGEWQDPDLLIRTSGEIRLSNFLLWQAAYSEMYFTEEFWPDFSTASLRAALAEYQHRNRRFGGI; this comes from the coding sequence ATGGCTCTATTCAAGAGTGAGAATCCAAAAACAGAATTGCCGTTCGATGAAAATGGCATCGTTCCAGCCCATGTCGCCATCATCATGGACGGAAACGGCCGTTGGGCAAAGAAAAAATTGATGCCGCGGGTCTACGGACACAAAGAGGGCATGAATACCGTGAAAAGGATTGCCATAGAAGCAAGTCGCCTGAACATCAAGGTCTTGACGCTATATGCCTTTTCAACAGAAAACTGGAAACGCCCGACTGATGAAGTCAATTTTTTGATGGGGTTGCCCATCGATTTTTTTGATGTATTCATGCCGGAATTGATGCAGAACAACATCAAAGTGACGGCCATCGGCTGGATCGATCAGTTGCCCGAGAAGACGCTGAAGGTCGTGCAGAATGCGATCGAAAAAACAAAGGACAATACCGGCCTTGTTTTGAATTTTGCGTTGAATTATGGTTCCAGGGCTGAAATCCTTCAAGCCACAACAATGATTGCGCGCGATGTCGCATCAGGAAAACTTTCGGCCGACGGGATCACTGATGAAGTATTCGCTGGATATCTATTCACAAGCGGGCTTGGCGAGTGGCAGGATCCCGACTTGCTGATCCGCACCAGCGGGGAAATCCGTCTCAGCAACTTTTTGCTGTGGCAGGCAGCGTACAGTGAAATGTACTTCACGGAAGAATTTTGGCCTGATTTTTCGACAGCCAGCTTGCGGGCTGCATTAGCAGAATATCAGCATCGCAATCGTCGTTTCGGCGGCATTTAG
- the frr gene encoding ribosome recycling factor, whose protein sequence is MVKEILDNAIDRMKKTEAALIRELGSIRAGRANASLLDRIEVEYYGTNTPVNQLASITIPEGRMLLVTPYDKSSIGDIERAIYQSDLGINPANDGSVIRLVIPALTSERRKELAKTVGKENEAAKISIRNIRRDAIEALKKAEKNKEITEDELRTYEKKVQEFTDKSSKEIDKITADKEKEILDV, encoded by the coding sequence ATGGTTAAAGAAATCCTTGATAATGCAATCGACAGAATGAAAAAAACGGAAGCTGCATTGATCCGCGAACTCGGCTCAATTCGGGCTGGCCGCGCGAATGCAAGTTTATTGGATCGCATCGAAGTGGAATACTACGGAACGAACACGCCAGTGAATCAATTGGCTTCCATCACGATTCCTGAAGGACGCATGTTGTTGGTGACACCTTACGATAAATCCAGTATCGGTGACATCGAACGTGCGATTTACCAAAGCGACCTGGGCATCAACCCAGCCAATGACGGGAGTGTCATCCGTTTGGTGATCCCGGCACTGACTTCAGAGCGACGCAAAGAGTTGGCGAAAACTGTAGGCAAAGAAAACGAAGCGGCTAAAATCTCTATCCGTAACATTCGTCGCGATGCCATCGAAGCGTTGAAAAAAGCAGAAAAGAACAAAGAAATCACAGAAGATGAGTTGCGCACTTATGAAAAGAAAGTGCAAGAGTTCACCGACAAATCTTCCAAAGAAATCGACAAAATAACAGCGGACAAAGAAAAAGAAATTTTGGACGTATAA
- the tsf gene encoding translation elongation factor Ts — MAQVTAKMVKELRDMTGVGMMDAKRALVEVDGDMDKAVDYLRENGMAKAAKKADRIAAEGLANVYVDGNTAVIAEINAETDFVAKNDKFQNLVADITAIIAKNKPETVEAALAIETADGTLNDVILNATTVIGEKITLRRFTIVEKTDADAFGAYLHQGGRIAVLTVLEGSTDADAAKDISMHIAAINPKYVSRDEVSAEELEHEKKVLTEQALNEGKPANIVEKMIVGRLNKFLSEISLNDQPFVKDPDQTVSQYAASKGGTVKSFVRYAVGEGIEKRSVDFAEEVMSQVKK, encoded by the coding sequence ATGGCACAAGTAACAGCAAAAATGGTTAAAGAATTACGCGACATGACAGGCGTAGGCATGATGGATGCTAAAAGAGCTCTAGTAGAAGTCGATGGCGACATGGACAAAGCGGTTGACTACCTAAGAGAAAACGGTATGGCTAAAGCAGCTAAAAAAGCTGACCGTATCGCTGCTGAAGGACTTGCAAACGTATATGTCGACGGAAATACAGCCGTAATCGCTGAAATCAATGCAGAAACTGACTTTGTTGCGAAAAACGACAAATTCCAAAACTTAGTAGCTGACATCACAGCAATCATCGCTAAAAACAAACCAGAAACAGTGGAAGCTGCTTTAGCAATCGAAACTGCTGACGGTACATTAAACGATGTTATCTTGAACGCTACTACAGTAATCGGCGAAAAAATTACTTTGCGTCGTTTTACTATCGTTGAAAAAACGGATGCTGATGCTTTCGGCGCTTACCTGCACCAAGGCGGACGTATCGCTGTATTGACAGTGTTGGAAGGATCTACTGATGCTGATGCTGCTAAAGACATCTCTATGCACATCGCTGCCATCAACCCTAAATATGTTTCTCGCGACGAAGTTTCTGCAGAAGAACTTGAGCATGAAAAGAAAGTTCTGACTGAACAAGCATTGAACGAAGGCAAACCAGCAAACATCGTTGAAAAAATGATCGTAGGCCGTTTGAACAAATTCTTGAGCGAAATTTCATTGAACGATCAACCTTTCGTGAAAGATCCAGATCAAACAGTTTCACAATATGCTGCTTCCAAAGGCGGCACTGTTAAATCATTCGTCCGCTATGCTGTAGGCGAAGGCATCGAAAAACGCTCTGTGGACTTTGCAGAAGAAGTTATGAGCCAAGTCAAAAAATAA